The DNA region CCACATTGCTGGTTTGTTCCGGCACCATGGCCAGCGTCAATACAGCGAATCTTCTGGCCAGCGCGGCAAGTACAGACTGTATCAGCTGGCGTGTCAGTGGTATCTGCTACTGGTTATTGTGTACCCCATTTGGTTGCACGGTGAAAACCTCGGTGAAAGTGACACATTTCATTCCGGAGGCTGTGGTATCGGCTTACCTCAACCCCGGAGATAACCCCTGGACTGAAATGTCCACAGTTAGTAACGCCGCCAGCGGTGCTGAAGGTTCTCTGCTGGAAAGTATGACGGGTGTGAGTACGGGGGGCGGTCGTCAGGAGATGAAAGCTCCCGGGGAACGTAAGCAGAACCTGCATTTCTATTACGGCGACGCCTATGGCCATCCAGCAACAAAAGTCATTGGCGGTATGGTGCCGGGCTATTCATGCGACAGTGCTGCCACTCCTTTCATGCCCTATTTCAACAGCTCACTGGATGCTCTGGTCTGGCGAACGGGTGTCCCGGAGACCCTTTATCCCGAAGCACTCATCCCCGGGCAACGAGAAATCGGGGAAACCACATCCGGCAATATGTGGGGGAACGTTTATCCACGTAGCGGGTTTGTCACCCAGACAGACAGTTACAAATCAGCAGCGGTTGTAGTTCAGCGTGTCGCTGACGTCATTACCCGCTCCGGCCAGCTCCACGTCTACAACCCCCTTACGGGACAGAAGTCCCCGGGTTACTGGCCACCCGAGCCGGTAAAAGAAAATACCGGCACCAAAAACCACAAATGGCAGCGACTTTCGCCTCAGTTGTCCCAGACCTGTGCAGTGTTTCCCGACACCAATGGCCAGATTGCCCAGGACGGTAACTATGCCTGGGCATTGTGGCAACCGTACAGCTGCTGCAAACGTCGCGGCCAGACGTTCCTTTCCAGCACCGATTTCTCATAAAGGTTCAGAACATGAAAAAAGCAGGACTTTTACTGATTTTTGCCTCGCTGCCGGCAATGGCAACTGATATCTCTTTGTCTTCATCGGGGGCGTCAGTTAGCGGTAACGCTATCAGCGATGGGCTCTTTTATTCTATTGGTGGCGGTTCGGTTATTTCACCCCCGCCCAGTCGTAACAATATGTCCAGGATAGGCATTAATGGTGGCCTTAGCAGTGATCTGATGTGTGGCAATTTCGACATCAAAACAACCGTTGGCAACCAGCTGAATGGTATTACCAGCGGGTTTAAGGATCTGATGGGGAATGTGATTCAGGGGGCGACTGGTGCTGTCATGAGTATGCCGGCAATGGCTATTCAGCGCGCAAACCCCGGGCTGTATGAAATGCTCACCAATGGCGTTCTGCAGGCCGGTTTGAGCTTTGATAAAGCGATGTTGAACTGTCAGAGCATGTCGAAGAAGCTGGCTGATTATACCATTGGCAATAAATGGCAGCAGGTAGCTGTCTCTGAAGAGTACAAAGATATTGTGGCCACAAGTGGCGGCGATGCGGTTTCCAGCGACCAGAAACTGCAAAAAGCAACTGGAGAGGAAGGCGTGACGTGGGTTGGTGGGCAGAAAAGAGGCGGCAAGGGGCAGCCCGCAATTCAGCCCACTCGGGATCTGGCCAAAGCTGGTTATAACATGATGAATAATTTGCCAGTGACCAGTA from Citrobacter amalonaticus Y19 includes:
- a CDS encoding TIGR03756 family integrating conjugative element protein; this encodes MKSFSFRPRRLAIATLLVCSGTMASVNTANLLASAASTDCISWRVSGICYWLLCTPFGCTVKTSVKVTHFIPEAVVSAYLNPGDNPWTEMSTVSNAASGAEGSLLESMTGVSTGGGRQEMKAPGERKQNLHFYYGDAYGHPATKVIGGMVPGYSCDSAATPFMPYFNSSLDALVWRTGVPETLYPEALIPGQREIGETTSGNMWGNVYPRSGFVTQTDSYKSAAVVVQRVADVITRSGQLHVYNPLTGQKSPGYWPPEPVKENTGTKNHKWQRLSPQLSQTCAVFPDTNGQIAQDGNYAWALWQPYSCCKRRGQTFLSSTDFS
- a CDS encoding integrating conjugative element protein; this encodes MKKAGLLLIFASLPAMATDISLSSSGASVSGNAISDGLFYSIGGGSVISPPPSRNNMSRIGINGGLSSDLMCGNFDIKTTVGNQLNGITSGFKDLMGNVIQGATGAVMSMPAMAIQRANPGLYEMLTNGVLQAGLSFDKAMLNCQSMSKKLADYTIGNKWQQVAVSEEYKDIVATSGGDAVSSDQKLQKATGEEGVTWVGGQKRGGKGQPAIQPTRDLAKAGYNMMNNLPVTSNSSVGSSSCNGTACQRYKSSEEAAAAVVKVLGDRSIRTCRETSECTSGGTDNQPGSAVAGTGFSPILEDATKENLEQLSKLVSGELQPTTDNLSALKTGSLVVTRGVIQALRDDPDKAALVQRLAGELAMSDTVETALTMRRMLTTGESEPNAAEQPEAIAEGDRRIDALDRELTALRNEMELRKSISNNSLLTALERQGTRNQDNRLQQKAGNEDQGFSQMGQSQSSGAN